A segment of the candidate division WOR-3 bacterium genome:
TATTCCACTTGGTATTTCGTTTATTTTTCCTTTGTAATCTATTAGGAAAATTTTTTTCATATTCTCCCTTATTTCATTTCTTTCCACCATTCTCTTTAAGCTCTCTATATCTAATTCATTTTTCTCAAAGTCATAATCTAGATATTGAAAAACTGGAAGCGGTCCTTTTTCTGAGAGCACAACTAAGCCAGCTATATATTCTGGAATATTCAAAGAATTTGTAGCACGGGAAAGAACATATAAAGGTGTAAGAAATACTTCACAAAAAGCTTTTATTCTTTCCTTTCTTTCTTCATTAGTTATACTTTCAGGTACTTCTTCTAAAAATTTCTTCGCTTCTTCATTATTTTTAATACTTTTAGCTACTTTTCTATCTAAAGTAAAATTACCGATATAATCATACATGATGCAATTTATTTTTCCAATAAACTCCGCTACCTCTATTTCAAAAGGTGCTGGACTTTCTTCTTCACCCCATGACCTGGGAAATCTTGCTGCGAACTCTGCTTTTATTGGAGTATCCTTTAACGCCTTAAAATAGGATAAAGCTATGGGTGCCTGTCTTTTCAATGCTCCTTTTTCTCCTAAAGTTCGCATATAGCCAAAGATATCGTTGTCTATAAACTCGTTAGGTCTAGCACTATCACTAAGTCTTAATGTTTCTGTTGCTTCTGGATTTACACGTAGAGGATCTACTGGCAATCCCTTTTCGCGTAAAGCTTTCCTTATTGCAAACTTTATAGCTCTTGCTGAAACAAATGGTAAAACTTCTCCTGCTGAAGAATACATTTTTTTCAAAGTAATTCTTGTACCTATTACTTCATCTGCATTTACATTACCGTGAACCTTTCCAACTATAGATATTTGCACAACCTTACTCATTTTCCCTACTCCTTACAGATAAAGCATCTGTTAAACCTGCCATAATTGCAG
Coding sequences within it:
- the cas7i gene encoding type I-B CRISPR-associated protein Cas7/Cst2/DevR, translating into MSKVVQISIVGKVHGNVNADEVIGTRITLKKMYSSAGEVLPFVSARAIKFAIRKALREKGLPVDPLRVNPEATETLRLSDSARPNEFIDNDIFGYMRTLGEKGALKRQAPIALSYFKALKDTPIKAEFAARFPRSWGEEESPAPFEIEVAEFIGKINCIMYDYIGNFTLDRKVAKSIKNNEEAKKFLEEVPESITNEERKERIKAFCEVFLTPLYVLSRATNSLNIPEYIAGLVVLSEKGPLPVFQYLDYDFEKNELDIESLKRMVERNEIRENMKKIFLIDYKGKINEIPSGIVKVTSVNQVISEIVEFL